A genome region from Rhodopseudomonas boonkerdii includes the following:
- a CDS encoding alkaline phosphatase, protein MIKTVSLAACAAFFMTTSAIAQTIYPLDRAEILAGSKFDFKMELPEKIAASDIKVTINGAEQSAAFGKSADYIEREDNKDQSALLLRDVTLDKPGAYKIDVIAGGLIKSVTWNVYDTGARKAKNVILFVGDGMSLSHRVAARILSKGIKEGKSNGKLAIDDMPHMALVGTAGTDSIITDSANSASAYTTGHKSATNALGVYADRTRDVFDDPKVETITSLVKRKLGLAVGIVTNTEIQDATPASMVAHTRRRAAYDEIVAQMFAAKPDVILGGGAANFLPQAAETSKRRDDVDYIAKFRDAGYPLVKTAGELKAAADKAETTKLLGLFTPGNMDGVLDRKFLKGGGVKRYPEQPDLTEQVQAALDVLSRNDNGFVLMVESGMIDKYAHMLDFDRAIYDVIMLDNAVKLAKEWATKRSDDTLILVVSDHSHPNSLIGTVNDDMSTESNLPLRERIGVYDKAGFPNYPAPDAEGYPERVDVSRRLAIMSASLPDHYETLRPKLDGPFEPTQKSEAPNTFTANEKYKNAPGAMLRLGNLPAMMNASVHSGEDVILTATGPGSDRVKGQMDNTEVFRVMVDALGLGSVK, encoded by the coding sequence ATGATCAAGACCGTTTCGCTGGCCGCATGTGCGGCCTTTTTCATGACCACCTCGGCCATCGCGCAGACCATTTATCCGCTCGATCGCGCCGAAATCCTCGCTGGTTCCAAGTTCGATTTCAAAATGGAGCTGCCCGAGAAGATCGCTGCCTCCGATATCAAGGTGACGATCAACGGTGCCGAGCAGAGCGCGGCCTTCGGCAAGAGCGCCGACTATATCGAGCGCGAGGACAACAAGGACCAGTCGGCACTACTGTTGCGCGATGTCACTCTCGACAAGCCCGGCGCCTACAAGATCGACGTGATAGCCGGCGGTCTCATCAAATCGGTGACATGGAACGTCTATGACACGGGCGCGCGCAAGGCGAAGAATGTCATCCTGTTCGTCGGCGACGGCATGTCACTGTCGCATCGCGTCGCAGCACGCATCCTTTCCAAGGGAATCAAGGAAGGCAAGAGCAACGGCAAGCTTGCCATCGACGACATGCCGCATATGGCGCTGGTCGGTACCGCCGGCACGGATTCGATCATCACCGACTCCGCAAATTCGGCGAGTGCCTATACGACCGGCCACAAGTCGGCGACCAATGCGCTTGGCGTCTATGCCGACCGTACGCGCGATGTCTTCGACGATCCGAAGGTCGAGACCATCACCTCGCTCGTGAAACGCAAGCTCGGTCTCGCCGTCGGCATCGTGACCAACACCGAGATCCAGGACGCCACGCCGGCGTCCATGGTCGCGCATACGCGGCGACGCGCCGCTTATGACGAGATCGTCGCACAAATGTTCGCGGCGAAGCCAGACGTCATCCTCGGCGGCGGCGCAGCGAACTTCTTGCCGCAGGCCGCGGAGACCTCGAAGCGCCGCGACGATGTGGACTATATCGCGAAATTCAGGGATGCCGGCTATCCTCTCGTGAAGACCGCGGGCGAACTGAAGGCAGCAGCCGACAAGGCGGAGACGACGAAGCTGCTTGGCCTGTTCACGCCCGGCAATATGGACGGCGTGCTCGACCGCAAGTTCCTCAAGGGCGGCGGTGTGAAGAGATATCCGGAGCAGCCGGATTTGACGGAACAGGTGCAAGCCGCGCTCGACGTGCTGTCGCGCAACGACAATGGCTTCGTCCTGATGGTGGAGTCCGGCATGATCGACAAATATGCGCATATGCTGGATTTCGATCGCGCCATTTATGACGTGATCATGCTCGACAACGCAGTGAAGCTCGCCAAGGAATGGGCGACCAAGCGCAGCGACGATACGCTCATTCTGGTCGTGTCCGACCACAGCCATCCGAACAGCCTGATCGGCACCGTGAATGACGACATGAGCACGGAGTCGAACCTGCCGCTGCGCGAGCGCATCGGCGTCTATGACAAGGCCGGCTTCCCGAACTATCCGGCGCCGGATGCCGAAGGCTATCCGGAACGCGTGGATGTGAGCCGGCGACTGGCGATCATGTCAGCAAGCCTGCCCGATCATTATGAAACGCTGCGGCCAAAGCTGGATGGCCCATTCGAGCCGACGCAGAAGAGCGAGGCGCCGAATACCTTCACGGCGAATGAGAAGTACAAGAATGCGCCGGGTGCGATGCTGCGTCTCGGCAATCTGCCGGCGATGATGAATGCCAGCGTGCATTCCGGCGAGGACGTGATTCTGACCGCGACGGGCCCCGGCAGCGATCGCGTGAAGGGCCAGATGGACAATACGGAAGTGTTTCGCGTGATGGTGGACGCGCTGGGATTGGGAAGCGTGAAGTAG
- a CDS encoding invasion associated locus B family protein, translating to MSVRRILTVVSLSMAMIGVTDLAQAQTAAKGKAAPAKQTPAPAAAGSAEPTLLGQFGSWGAYTAAPGGKKVCFALAKPSSSRTNPANRPRDPAYAFISTRPAEKVTNEVSVMIGYQLKPGYESTLDVGGAKFAMYTQGDGLWIKNAAEEERLVEALRKAGDVTVKGLSAKGTETTDVFSLKGLAQALDKVAQECRR from the coding sequence ATGTCCGTGCGGCGAATCCTGACAGTTGTATCCTTGAGCATGGCGATGATCGGCGTTACCGATCTTGCGCAGGCGCAGACGGCTGCCAAGGGCAAGGCTGCACCGGCCAAGCAGACGCCGGCACCGGCCGCTGCAGGAAGCGCCGAACCGACACTGCTCGGCCAGTTCGGTTCATGGGGCGCCTACACCGCAGCCCCCGGCGGCAAGAAGGTCTGCTTCGCGCTCGCCAAGCCGTCATCGTCCAGAACCAATCCGGCCAACCGCCCTCGTGACCCCGCTTATGCGTTCATCTCGACGCGCCCCGCCGAGAAGGTGACCAACGAAGTCTCGGTCATGATCGGCTATCAATTGAAGCCCGGCTATGAGTCGACGCTCGATGTCGGCGGCGCGAAGTTTGCGATGTACACCCAGGGCGACGGGCTCTGGATCAAGAACGCTGCGGAAGAAGAACGTCTGGTCGAGGCGCTGCGCAAGGCCGGCGACGTGACCGTGAAGGGCCTTTCGGCCAAGGGCACGGAAACCACGGACGTGTTCTCGCTGAAGGGCCTCGCCCAAGCGCTCGACAAGGTCGCGCAGGAGTGCCGGAGGTAA
- a CDS encoding NADPH:quinone oxidoreductase family protein, which produces MKAILCSQYCEPDDLVFADVEDPVAGEGQVVIAIKSAALNFFDILMIQGKYQIKPPFPFSPAAEVAGVIESVGAGVTSLKPGDRVVASIGHNGARQKVAVAASSVIKIPDNLDFDRAAGVIVIYGTALHALEDRASPKPGETLAVLGAAGGTGLAACELGKLLGLKVIACASSDEKLEFAKKHGAEIGFNYAKEDLKEGLKKLTGGKGVDIIFDPVGGKYAEAALRAIAWEGRFMVIGFAAGDIPKMPLNLALLKGCDIRGVFWGAWVRQNHDKYRASIEKLLKWAAEGKISAHVDRTFPLEKTAEAMKVLAGRQAMGKVILHP; this is translated from the coding sequence ATGAAAGCCATTCTCTGCTCGCAATACTGCGAACCCGACGATCTCGTTTTTGCCGACGTGGAGGATCCCGTTGCCGGTGAGGGGCAGGTGGTCATCGCCATCAAATCGGCGGCGCTGAATTTCTTCGACATCCTGATGATTCAGGGCAAGTATCAGATCAAGCCTCCCTTCCCGTTCTCGCCGGCGGCGGAAGTCGCAGGCGTGATCGAGAGCGTCGGTGCTGGTGTCACCTCGCTGAAGCCGGGTGATCGCGTCGTTGCTTCGATCGGTCACAACGGGGCCCGGCAGAAAGTCGCCGTGGCGGCTTCCTCTGTGATCAAGATTCCCGACAACCTCGATTTCGACCGCGCTGCCGGCGTCATCGTGATCTACGGCACTGCGCTGCATGCTCTGGAAGATCGCGCTTCGCCGAAGCCGGGTGAAACGCTGGCTGTGCTCGGCGCCGCCGGCGGCACCGGCCTCGCCGCTTGCGAGCTGGGCAAGCTGCTCGGCTTGAAAGTCATCGCCTGCGCATCGTCGGACGAGAAGCTCGAATTCGCCAAGAAGCATGGTGCCGAGATCGGCTTCAACTACGCGAAGGAAGATCTCAAGGAAGGCTTGAAGAAGCTCACCGGCGGCAAGGGTGTCGACATCATCTTCGATCCGGTCGGCGGGAAATACGCGGAAGCGGCTCTGCGTGCCATCGCCTGGGAAGGCCGCTTCATGGTGATCGGTTTTGCAGCCGGTGATATTCCGAAGATGCCGCTCAATCTTGCGCTGCTGAAGGGCTGCGACATCCGCGGCGTGTTCTGGGGTGCCTGGGTGCGGCAGAACCACGACAAATACCGCGCGAGCATCGAGAAGCTGCTGAAGTGGGCGGCCGAGGGCAAGATCTCGGCCCACGTGGATCGTACTTTCCCGCTGGAGAAGACCGCGGAAGCGATGAAGGTGCTCGCAGGCCGTCAAGCCATGGGCAAGGTGATTTTGCACCCGTAA
- a CDS encoding phosphatase PAP2 family protein → MNRTGLLIALVLLAAILVIFGVWPELDLKLAALFFHPETRDFTYSGLPYAQFARNAAMWIAWAFVAPSILALIVKLIWPNRPLLVKGRTMAFLIITMVMSAGFLTNFTFKTFWGRPRPVAVTEFGGPWQFKAWWDPTGQCVRNCSFFSGEGATAFWTYAPAALAPPSLRPAAYAAATVFGLATSGWRMAFGGHFFTDVTIAGLASFLVIWLVHGWIYRWPRTRMTDDDVDRWLTKIAWPGYRWRLRMIGREPKPSFVNRITEHQHD, encoded by the coding sequence ATGAACCGGACTGGCCTCCTCATTGCGCTCGTGCTGCTTGCGGCAATTCTCGTGATTTTCGGCGTCTGGCCCGAACTCGATCTCAAGCTTGCGGCGCTGTTCTTCCATCCGGAAACCCGCGATTTCACCTATTCGGGACTGCCTTACGCGCAATTCGCCCGCAATGCGGCGATGTGGATCGCCTGGGCTTTCGTGGCCCCCTCGATCCTGGCGCTGATCGTCAAGCTGATCTGGCCAAACCGACCGTTGCTGGTGAAGGGTCGCACCATGGCCTTTCTGATCATCACCATGGTGATGTCGGCAGGCTTCCTCACCAATTTCACCTTCAAAACCTTCTGGGGCCGACCGCGGCCAGTAGCCGTCACCGAATTCGGCGGTCCCTGGCAGTTTAAGGCCTGGTGGGACCCGACCGGGCAATGCGTGCGCAACTGCTCGTTCTTCTCCGGCGAAGGCGCCACGGCGTTCTGGACCTATGCCCCCGCCGCGCTCGCGCCACCCAGCCTGCGGCCCGCGGCCTATGCGGCGGCAACGGTGTTCGGCCTTGCCACCTCCGGCTGGCGGATGGCCTTCGGCGGCCATTTCTTTACCGACGTGACCATCGCCGGCCTCGCCTCCTTCCTGGTCATCTGGCTCGTTCACGGCTGGATTTACCGCTGGCCTCGGACCCGGATGACAGACGATGACGTCGATCGCTGGCTGACCAAAATCGCCTGGCCCGGCTATCGCTGGCGACTGCGCATGATCGGGCGGGAGCCGAAACCGAGCTTCGTGAACCGGATTACCGAACACCAGCACGATTGA
- the rlmN gene encoding 23S rRNA (adenine(2503)-C(2))-methyltransferase RlmN, whose protein sequence is MTPASAEAAAAVETARSLPLEKVATETYVPLAKPSLIGLSRAQIAEKLGSIGVKPAQQKMRSQQIWHWLYYRGAQSFAEMSSISKDMRTELEQHFTVDRPEVAVEQISNDGTRKWLLKLPSGTHGERAHEVECVYIPETDRGTLCVSSQVGCTLNCSFCHTGTQRLVRNLTPGEIVGQIMVARDRLNDWADRDQPGTNRRITNIVMMGMGEPLYNFEAVRDALLIVSDNEGIGISRRRITLSTSGVVPNIARTGDEIGVMLAISLHAVRDELRNELVPLNKKYPLKELLQACRDYPGASNARRITFEYVMLKGVNDSLDDAKLLVKMLKGIHAKINLIPFNPWPGTRYECSDWAQIEKFSEYIFNAGYSSPVRTPRGRDILAACGQLKSETEKLSARERQALRAMAMTD, encoded by the coding sequence ATGACCCCCGCTTCTGCCGAGGCTGCCGCTGCCGTTGAGACTGCCCGCTCGCTCCCCTTGGAGAAAGTGGCGACGGAAACCTACGTGCCGCTGGCAAAGCCGTCGCTGATCGGCCTGTCCCGGGCCCAGATCGCCGAGAAGCTTGGTTCCATCGGCGTGAAGCCGGCCCAGCAGAAGATGCGCAGCCAGCAGATCTGGCACTGGCTGTATTATCGCGGAGCTCAGAGCTTTGCGGAAATGTCCAGTATTTCCAAAGACATGCGCACGGAACTGGAACAGCATTTCACGGTCGACCGGCCGGAAGTGGCCGTCGAGCAGATTTCCAATGACGGCACCCGCAAATGGCTGCTGAAGCTGCCCTCCGGCACCCATGGCGAGCGCGCCCATGAGGTCGAGTGCGTCTATATCCCCGAGACCGACCGCGGCACGCTCTGCGTCTCCTCGCAGGTCGGCTGCACGCTGAACTGCTCGTTCTGCCATACGGGAACCCAGCGTCTGGTACGCAACCTGACGCCGGGCGAGATCGTCGGCCAGATCATGGTGGCACGCGACCGGCTGAACGACTGGGCCGACCGCGACCAGCCCGGTACCAACCGCCGCATCACCAATATCGTGATGATGGGCATGGGCGAACCGCTCTACAATTTCGAGGCCGTGCGCGACGCGTTGCTGATCGTCTCGGACAATGAAGGCATCGGCATTTCGCGCCGGCGCATCACGCTGTCGACCTCGGGCGTGGTGCCGAACATCGCACGCACGGGCGATGAGATCGGCGTGATGCTGGCGATCTCGCTGCATGCGGTGCGCGACGAGCTGCGCAACGAGCTGGTGCCACTCAACAAGAAATATCCGTTGAAAGAACTGCTGCAGGCGTGCCGCGATTATCCCGGCGCCTCCAACGCGCGCCGCATCACCTTCGAATATGTGATGCTGAAGGGCGTCAACGACTCGCTCGACGACGCCAAGCTGCTGGTGAAGATGCTCAAGGGCATCCACGCCAAGATCAACCTGATCCCGTTCAATCCGTGGCCGGGCACGCGCTACGAGTGCTCGGACTGGGCGCAGATCGAGAAATTCTCCGAATACATCTTCAATGCCGGCTATTCTTCGCCGGTGCGCACGCCGCGCGGCCGCGACATTCTCGCAGCCTGCGGGCAGCTGAAGTCGGAAACGGAGAAGCTTTCGGCCCGCGAGCGCCAGGCCCTGCGCGCGATGGCGATGACGGATTGA
- the argG gene encoding argininosuccinate synthase translates to MTTILKSLPTGKNVGIAFSGGLDTSAALLWMKQKGAKVFAYTANLGQPDEADYDEIPRKAMEFGAEKARLVDCRAQLVHEGIAAIQASAFHVSTGGITYFNTTPLGRAVTGTMLVSAMKEDGVHIWGDGSTYKGNDIERFYRYGLLTNPDLQIYKPWLDQQFIDELGGRAEMSAFMTAHGFAYKMSAEKAYSTDSNLLGATHEAKDLEHLDSGITIVNPIMGVPFWKDDCAVKAERVTVRFAEGQPVALNGQTFTDPVALFLEANAIGGRHGLGMSDQIENRIIEAKSRGIYEAPGMALLHIAYERLVTGIHNEDTIEQYRINGMKLGRLLYQGRWFDSQALMLRETAQRWVARAITGEVTLELRRGNDYSIINTASPNLTYAPERLSMEKVEDAAFTPADRIGQLTMRNLDITDTRAKLDLYSKTGLLNAGEGTTIPKLGKE, encoded by the coding sequence ATGACCACGATCTTGAAGAGCCTCCCCACCGGCAAAAATGTCGGTATCGCTTTCTCCGGCGGTCTCGACACGTCGGCGGCGCTGCTGTGGATGAAGCAGAAGGGCGCAAAGGTCTTCGCCTACACCGCCAATCTCGGCCAACCCGACGAGGCCGATTACGACGAGATTCCGCGCAAGGCGATGGAATTCGGCGCCGAAAAGGCCCGCCTGGTCGATTGCCGCGCCCAGCTCGTCCATGAGGGTATCGCCGCCATCCAGGCCAGCGCGTTCCATGTCTCGACCGGCGGTATTACCTATTTCAACACCACGCCGCTTGGCCGGGCAGTGACCGGCACCATGCTGGTCTCGGCCATGAAGGAAGACGGCGTTCATATCTGGGGCGATGGCTCGACTTACAAAGGCAATGACATCGAGCGCTTCTACCGCTACGGCCTGCTGACCAATCCGGACCTGCAGATCTACAAGCCCTGGCTCGACCAGCAGTTCATCGACGAGCTCGGCGGCCGCGCCGAAATGTCGGCCTTCATGACTGCGCACGGCTTCGCCTACAAGATGAGCGCGGAGAAGGCCTATTCCACCGACAGCAACCTGCTCGGCGCGACCCACGAGGCCAAGGATCTCGAGCATCTCGACAGCGGCATCACCATCGTCAACCCGATCATGGGCGTGCCGTTCTGGAAGGACGACTGCGCGGTCAAGGCTGAGCGCGTCACCGTGCGCTTCGCCGAAGGCCAGCCGGTCGCACTGAACGGCCAGACCTTCACCGATCCCGTCGCGCTGTTCCTGGAAGCGAACGCGATCGGCGGCCGCCACGGCCTTGGCATGAGCGACCAGATCGAGAATCGCATTATCGAGGCCAAGAGCCGCGGCATCTATGAGGCCCCCGGCATGGCGCTGCTGCACATCGCCTATGAGCGCCTCGTCACCGGCATTCATAACGAGGACACGATCGAGCAGTACCGCATCAACGGCATGAAGCTCGGCCGCCTGCTCTATCAGGGCCGCTGGTTCGATTCGCAGGCTCTGATGCTGCGCGAGACGGCGCAGCGCTGGGTGGCCCGCGCCATCACAGGCGAAGTAACGCTGGAGCTGCGTCGCGGCAACGATTACTCGATCATCAATACCGCGAGCCCAAACCTCACTTATGCGCCGGAACGGTTGAGCATGGAGAAGGTCGAGGACGCCGCGTTCACGCCGGCAGACCGCATCGGCCAGCTCACCATGCGCAACCTCGATATCACGGATACACGCGCCAAGCTCGATCTGTATTCGAAGACCGGTCTGCTCAACGCCGGCGAAGGCACGACGATTCCGAAGCTCGGCAAGGAGTAA
- a CDS encoding SDR family oxidoreductase: MFEKTLLAGKRILVTGGGSGLGAAMSRRFAELGGELVICGRRSAVLDEAAAQLRTECGAKVDIFTCDIRNADAVADMMTAIWQDGPLDILVNNAAATFIAQSEHLSARAADAILAPTLHGAMYCTLEAGRRWIVSHHRGVVLSILSTSTITGRAFTMPSAMAKSGLLAMTKSLAVEWGPKDVRLVAIAPGPFPTPGAIGQLQPEGRNSGPAARNPLGRVGEHSELANLASFLISDQAGYINGEMVVQDGGAHLRSSGAEDLLHWTDAQWAAQRAARMKN; the protein is encoded by the coding sequence ATGTTTGAAAAAACACTCCTCGCCGGCAAGCGCATTCTCGTGACAGGGGGAGGTTCCGGGCTTGGAGCGGCCATGAGCCGCCGCTTTGCCGAGCTCGGCGGAGAACTCGTCATTTGCGGACGGCGCAGCGCCGTGCTGGACGAAGCCGCCGCGCAACTCCGTACCGAGTGCGGAGCGAAGGTCGATATTTTCACCTGCGACATCCGTAACGCCGATGCCGTCGCAGACATGATGACTGCGATCTGGCAGGACGGCCCACTCGATATCCTCGTCAACAATGCAGCCGCGACTTTCATCGCGCAGAGCGAGCATCTCTCCGCGCGCGCTGCCGACGCGATCCTCGCACCGACGCTGCACGGCGCGATGTACTGCACGCTCGAAGCAGGACGACGCTGGATCGTGTCCCATCATCGAGGTGTGGTGCTCAGCATTCTCTCCACATCGACCATCACCGGCCGCGCTTTCACCATGCCATCGGCCATGGCAAAGTCCGGCCTGCTGGCGATGACCAAATCGCTCGCCGTCGAATGGGGACCGAAGGACGTTCGTCTCGTGGCGATTGCACCAGGTCCCTTTCCCACCCCGGGCGCGATCGGACAGCTGCAGCCCGAAGGTCGTAACTCCGGGCCTGCGGCACGCAATCCGCTCGGTCGCGTCGGCGAACACAGCGAACTCGCCAACCTCGCCAGCTTCCTGATTTCCGATCAGGCCGGTTACATCAATGGCGAGATGGTGGTGCAGGATGGCGGCGCGCATTTGCGCTCATCGGGGGCCGAGGACCTGTTGCACTGGACCGATGCGCAATGGGCGGCGCAGCGCGCCGCGCGTATGAAAAACTGA